The following are from one region of the Streptomyces tuirus genome:
- a CDS encoding ABC transporter ATP-binding protein, with translation MTALLEVEDLRVSYGKIEAVKGISFSVDAGQVVTLIGTNGAGKTTTLRTLSGLLKPTSGKILFDGKPLSGVPAHKIVALGLAHSPEGRHIFPRLTIAENLQLGAFLRKDKDGIEKDIQRAYDLFPILGERRKQAAGTLSGGEQQMLAMGRALMSQPKLLMLDEPSMGLSPIMMQKIMATISELKSQGTTILLVEQNAQAALSLADQGHVMEVGNIVLSGTGQDLLHDESVRKAYLGED, from the coding sequence GTGACCGCACTCCTCGAGGTCGAGGACCTCCGGGTCTCCTACGGCAAGATCGAAGCCGTCAAGGGCATCTCCTTCAGCGTCGACGCCGGGCAGGTCGTCACCCTCATCGGCACCAACGGCGCCGGCAAGACCACCACCCTGCGCACCCTGTCGGGCCTGCTCAAGCCCACCTCCGGGAAGATCCTCTTCGACGGCAAGCCCCTCAGCGGGGTCCCCGCCCACAAGATCGTCGCCCTCGGCCTCGCCCACTCCCCCGAAGGCCGGCACATCTTCCCCCGCCTCACCATCGCCGAGAACCTCCAGCTCGGAGCCTTCCTCCGCAAGGACAAGGACGGCATCGAGAAGGACATCCAGCGCGCCTACGACCTCTTCCCCATCCTCGGGGAACGCCGCAAGCAGGCCGCCGGCACCCTCTCGGGCGGCGAACAGCAGATGCTCGCCATGGGACGCGCCCTCATGTCCCAGCCCAAGCTGCTCATGCTCGACGAGCCCTCCATGGGCCTCTCCCCGATCATGATGCAGAAGATCATGGCGACCATCTCGGAGCTCAAGTCCCAGGGCACGACGATCCTCCTCGTCGAACAGAACGCCCAGGCCGCGCTCTCCCTCGCCGACCAGGGCCACGTCATGGAGGTCGGCAACATCGTCCTCTCCGGAACCGGGCAGGACCTGCTGCACGACGAGTCCGTGCGCAAGGCCTACCTGGGCGAGGACTGA
- a CDS encoding ANTAR domain-containing response regulator, which yields MSAPESPQPVDVPDEDKSHVPPMTTRVVIAEDEALIRLDLKEMLEEEGYRVVGEAGDGEQAVELAREHRPDLVILDVKMPKLDGISAAEKIAEESIAPVLMLTAFSQRDLVERARDAGAMAYLVKPFSKTDVVPAIEMAVSRFTELKELEKEVADLTLRLETRKLVDRAKSILQTEYGLSEPAAFRWIQKTSMDRRMSMQQVAEAVIQDAEEKKADKA from the coding sequence GTGAGTGCCCCCGAGTCGCCCCAGCCTGTTGACGTGCCTGATGAGGACAAGTCGCACGTGCCCCCGATGACGACGCGGGTCGTCATCGCCGAGGACGAGGCGCTGATCCGGCTCGATCTCAAAGAGATGCTGGAGGAGGAGGGGTACCGCGTCGTCGGCGAGGCCGGGGACGGTGAGCAGGCGGTGGAGCTGGCTCGTGAGCACCGGCCCGACCTTGTCATTCTCGACGTGAAGATGCCGAAGCTCGACGGTATCTCCGCTGCCGAGAAGATCGCGGAGGAGAGCATCGCGCCGGTGCTGATGCTGACCGCGTTCTCCCAGCGGGATCTCGTGGAGCGCGCTCGGGACGCGGGTGCGATGGCGTATCTCGTGAAGCCGTTCAGCAAGACGGACGTCGTGCCGGCGATCGAGATGGCCGTCTCGCGGTTCACGGAGCTGAAGGAGCTGGAGAAGGAGGTCGCCGACCTCACGCTCCGGCTGGAGACGCGCAAGCTGGTGGACCGGGCGAAGTCGATTCTGCAGACGGAGTACGGGCTGTCGGAGCCGGCCGCTTTCCGGTGGATCCAGAAGACGTCGATGGACCGTCGGATGTCGATGCAGCAGGTCGCGGAGGCGGTCATCCAGGACGCCGAGGAGAAGAAGGCCGACAAGGCCTGA